In a single window of the Biomphalaria glabrata chromosome 5, xgBioGlab47.1, whole genome shotgun sequence genome:
- the LOC106060596 gene encoding low-density lipoprotein receptor-related protein 4-like isoform X2, with protein MVANQDGKYPSVLHYSDTAHPEAIVVQSQLRYLFWIETFKDTYQIQRSNLDGKNKITLINKSRLMHNPEHLAIDIWKNRLCWTNGNQICCFTFDGEVLDRCFDVQNSVQSLDIMHGLMIMTETLGGLKVSEFNNYIPSGPMTSPTFYSGINFTDVIYYHVSKQTLASDPCMKDLASTRNDSEIKGQANFDRHCSHLCLPSYESSKCVCMTGYWLKSNGECWEGVVENNFWLFSDLQTGQMFRQFALLPDYYTVLTPGRFHFIDVTIDSIEKRMYWVDANSNIVYSQLLNGTQLRVIFIGNETFHIAKIKMAARPHLLYIISKAGEVLVFSLLSGYYRRILQEVKWMIRHIDVDEENRLLYMTAILNTATDKTSVILGAILCSCMDGSEAKTVYVYNGSPLGIVLYNNSLFWVDPIEHMILMGKNVGKVVQVQPVVRLTGDAYPENIVVKGEEVFFTDKTKQALQRFHLNSSAMISNAGYPYMNRIAGLSFYDSSMCMVKPQPNASVIGENVGNYVTHGNVLTVSCNPGFIFSKTNNQNETRVCSQGQWSSRDSCVSVMKFTITGNSSHGYVALKESTLFIVPQGIFYVDVVCIGGGGGGIDACNKSSFQNDSQAGDGGLSSFGSYLRANGGHGGSLDKGGKGGVGKTLFGGDGLLSYNCQGGGAAGQTEPADVCKLSQTSCLFCGAGGAMIKCSNCFSRRGGCGGVGSQKGPEEGAADNYGGGATGLFGGGSGGGGGYSRGLIKVFPQQQIHIKVGLGGTPSARAAGDGIVVVGWGSRLEKLIDKAWKKSTGPCKSIIYKSYISFDKCNT; from the exons ATGGTAGCCAATCAGGATGGCAAATATCCTAGTGTCTTACATTACTCGGATACAGCTCATCCTGAAGCAATAGTTGTACAGAGTCAACTGAg ATACCTATTCTGGATAGAAACATTCAAAGACACGTATCAGATTCAAAGATCAAACCTTGAcggcaaaaataaaattactctGATAAATAAGTCTCGTCTGATGCATAACCCTGAACATCTGGCTATTGATATTTGGAAAAACAG ATTGTGTTGGACCAATGGAAATCAAATATGTTGCTTTACTTTTGATGGAGAGGTGTTAGATCGATGTTTTGACGTTCAGAATTCTGTTCAGTCTCTGGATATAATGCAT GGTCTGATGATAATGACAGAGACACTGGGAGGTCTAAAAGTTTctgaatttaataattacattcCTTCAGGGCCTATGACTTCACCAACATTTTATTCAGGAATAAATTTCACTGATGTAATTTACTATCATGTTTCCAAACAAACCTTAGCATCAG atCCATGCATGAAAGATTTAGCCTCCACCAGAAATGATTCGGAAATCAAAGGTCAGGCAAATTTTGACAGACATTGTTCTCACCTTTGTCTGCCTTCATATGAATCAtcaaaatgtgtgtgtatgacaGGCTACTGGCTGAAGTCTAACGGAGAATGCTGGGAAG GTGTTGTCGAGAATAACTTTTGGTTGTTCAGTGACCTTCAGACTGGGCAGATGTTTCGTCAGTTTGCCCTTCTCCCAGATTACTACACGGTTTTAACACCTGGTCGTTTCCATTTTATAGATGTGACTATTGACAGTATAGAGAAAAGA ATGTACTGGGTGGATGCTAATAGTAATATAGTTTATTCTCAGCTTTTAAATGGAACTCAGCTACGTGTCATATTCATTGGAAATGAAACATTTC ataTTGCAAAAATTAAGATGGCAGCACGACCTCATTTACTTTATATTATTTCCAAGGCTGGAGAGGTTCTAGTGTTTAGTTTACTCTCTGGCTATTATCGTCGCATTTTACAGGAAGTAAAATGGATGATACGTCACATTGATGTTGACGAAGAAAACAG GCTCTTGTACATGACAGCCATCTTAAACACAGCGACAGATAAAACGTCCGTGATACTTGGCGCCATCTTGTGCTCTTGCATGGACGGAAGTGAAGCAAAAACTGTGTATGTCTATAATGGAAGTCCATTGGGGATAGTTTTGTATAATAATA GTTTATTTTGGGTTGATCCAATTGAACACATGATACTGATGGGGAAAAACGTAGGAAAAGTAGTTCAGGTTCAGCCAGTTGTAAGACTCACTGGTGATGCTTACCCTGAAAATATTGTAGTGAAAGGTGAAGAGGTGTTTTTCACTGATAAAACAAAGCAAGCCCTGCAAAG atttcatttaaacagCTCAGCTATGATTTCCAATGCTGGTTATCCTTACATGAACAGAATAGCAGGGTTAAGCTTCTACGATTCAA GCATGTGCATGGTCAAGCCTCAACCAAACGCCAGTGTCATTGGTGAAAACGTTGGTAACTATGTGACACATGGAAATGTTCTTACAGTTTCCTGTAACCCAGGATTTATATTCAGTAAGACAAACAATCAGAATGAGACCAGGGTGTGCTCTCAGGGCCAGTGGTCATCTCGAGATAGTTGTGTGTCAG TGATGAAGTTCACCATAACAGGTAACAGCAGCCATGGCTATGTTGCGCTCAAAGAATCGACACTGTTTATTGTTCCTCAAGGCATATTTTACGTAGATGTCGTATGTATTGGAGGTGGCGGAGGTGGGATTGATGCATGCAATAAGAGCTCATTTCAAAACGATTCTCAAGCTGGCGATGGTGGATTGTCGTCATTTGGAAGTTACTTACGGGCTAATGGCGGTCATGGAGGCTCTCTGGACAAAG GTGGTAAAGGCGGAGTTGGAAAAACATTGTTTGGTGGTGATGGTCTCCTGAGCTATAATTGTCAGGGTGGTGGCGCTGCTGGGCAGACTGAGCCTGCAGATGTATGCAAACTAAGCCAGACGTCTTGTCTCTTTTGTGGCGCTGGTGGAGCCATGATCAAATGCTCAAACTGCTTTTCCCGCAGGGGCGGCTGTGGAGGTGTAGGAAGCCAAAAGGGTCCAGAAGAAGGGGCTGCAGACAACTATGGAGGCGGTGCAACAGGTCTTTTTGGAGGTGGGAGTGGGGGAGGCGGAGGCTACTCTAGAGGCTTGATAAAAGTATTTCCGCAACAACAAATACACATTAAAGTGGGATTAGGAGGAACCCCGTCGGCAAGGGCTGCTGGAGATGGAATAGTTGTCGTAGGCTGGGGCTCCAGACTTGAGAAACTCATTGATAAAGCTTGGAAGAAATCTACTGGACCTTGCAAGTCTATTATCTACAAATCATATATATCCTTCGATAAGTGTAAtacttaa
- the LOC106060596 gene encoding prolow-density lipoprotein receptor-related protein 1-like isoform X1 — MVANQDGKYPSVLHYSDTAHPEAIVVQSQLRYLFWIETFKDTYQIQRSNLDGKNKITLINKSRLMHNPEHLAIDIWKNRLCWTNGNQICCFTFDGEVLDRCFDVQNSVQSLDIMHGLMIMTETLGGLKVSEFNNYIPSGPMTSPTFYSGINFTDVIYYHVSKQTLASDPCMKDLASTRNDSEIKGQANFDRHCSHLCLPSYESSKCVCMTGYWLKSNGECWEGVVENNFWLFSDLQTGQMFRQFALLPDYYTVLTPGRFHFIDVTIDSIEKRMYWVDANSNIVYSQLLNGTQLRVIFIGNETFHIAKIKMAARPHLLYIISKAGEVLVFSLLSGYYRRILQEVKWMIRHIDVDEENRLLYMTAILNTATDKTSVILGAILCSCMDGSEAKTVYVYNGSPLGIVLYNNSLFWVDPIEHMILMGKNVGKVVQVQPVVRLTGDAYPENIVVKGEEVFFTDKTKQALQRFHLNSSAMISNAGYPYMNRIAGLSFYDSSIVLKPDKPTHCNGIWVPKPNSQTVCVCDDEPKNVTDGQCFHVNSVIQKVAASLGMCMVKPQPNASVIGENVGNYVTHGNVLTVSCNPGFIFSKTNNQNETRVCSQGQWSSRDSCVSVMKFTITGNSSHGYVALKESTLFIVPQGIFYVDVVCIGGGGGGIDACNKSSFQNDSQAGDGGLSSFGSYLRANGGHGGSLDKGGKGGVGKTLFGGDGLLSYNCQGGGAAGQTEPADVCKLSQTSCLFCGAGGAMIKCSNCFSRRGGCGGVGSQKGPEEGAADNYGGGATGLFGGGSGGGGGYSRGLIKVFPQQQIHIKVGLGGTPSARAAGDGIVVVGWGSRLEKLIDKAWKKSTGPCKSIIYKSYISFDKCNT; from the exons ATGGTAGCCAATCAGGATGGCAAATATCCTAGTGTCTTACATTACTCGGATACAGCTCATCCTGAAGCAATAGTTGTACAGAGTCAACTGAg ATACCTATTCTGGATAGAAACATTCAAAGACACGTATCAGATTCAAAGATCAAACCTTGAcggcaaaaataaaattactctGATAAATAAGTCTCGTCTGATGCATAACCCTGAACATCTGGCTATTGATATTTGGAAAAACAG ATTGTGTTGGACCAATGGAAATCAAATATGTTGCTTTACTTTTGATGGAGAGGTGTTAGATCGATGTTTTGACGTTCAGAATTCTGTTCAGTCTCTGGATATAATGCAT GGTCTGATGATAATGACAGAGACACTGGGAGGTCTAAAAGTTTctgaatttaataattacattcCTTCAGGGCCTATGACTTCACCAACATTTTATTCAGGAATAAATTTCACTGATGTAATTTACTATCATGTTTCCAAACAAACCTTAGCATCAG atCCATGCATGAAAGATTTAGCCTCCACCAGAAATGATTCGGAAATCAAAGGTCAGGCAAATTTTGACAGACATTGTTCTCACCTTTGTCTGCCTTCATATGAATCAtcaaaatgtgtgtgtatgacaGGCTACTGGCTGAAGTCTAACGGAGAATGCTGGGAAG GTGTTGTCGAGAATAACTTTTGGTTGTTCAGTGACCTTCAGACTGGGCAGATGTTTCGTCAGTTTGCCCTTCTCCCAGATTACTACACGGTTTTAACACCTGGTCGTTTCCATTTTATAGATGTGACTATTGACAGTATAGAGAAAAGA ATGTACTGGGTGGATGCTAATAGTAATATAGTTTATTCTCAGCTTTTAAATGGAACTCAGCTACGTGTCATATTCATTGGAAATGAAACATTTC ataTTGCAAAAATTAAGATGGCAGCACGACCTCATTTACTTTATATTATTTCCAAGGCTGGAGAGGTTCTAGTGTTTAGTTTACTCTCTGGCTATTATCGTCGCATTTTACAGGAAGTAAAATGGATGATACGTCACATTGATGTTGACGAAGAAAACAG GCTCTTGTACATGACAGCCATCTTAAACACAGCGACAGATAAAACGTCCGTGATACTTGGCGCCATCTTGTGCTCTTGCATGGACGGAAGTGAAGCAAAAACTGTGTATGTCTATAATGGAAGTCCATTGGGGATAGTTTTGTATAATAATA GTTTATTTTGGGTTGATCCAATTGAACACATGATACTGATGGGGAAAAACGTAGGAAAAGTAGTTCAGGTTCAGCCAGTTGTAAGACTCACTGGTGATGCTTACCCTGAAAATATTGTAGTGAAAGGTGAAGAGGTGTTTTTCACTGATAAAACAAAGCAAGCCCTGCAAAG atttcatttaaacagCTCAGCTATGATTTCCAATGCTGGTTATCCTTACATGAACAGAATAGCAGGGTTAAGCTTCTACGATTCAA GTATCGTCCTAAAGCCTGACAAGCCAACACATTGTAATGGGATCTGGGTTCCTAAACCCAACAGCCAAACAGTTTGTGTCTGTGATGATGAGCCCAAGAATGTCACTGACGGCCAATGTTTTCATGTTAATAGCGTGATACAAAAAGTAGCGGCTAGTCTAG GCATGTGCATGGTCAAGCCTCAACCAAACGCCAGTGTCATTGGTGAAAACGTTGGTAACTATGTGACACATGGAAATGTTCTTACAGTTTCCTGTAACCCAGGATTTATATTCAGTAAGACAAACAATCAGAATGAGACCAGGGTGTGCTCTCAGGGCCAGTGGTCATCTCGAGATAGTTGTGTGTCAG TGATGAAGTTCACCATAACAGGTAACAGCAGCCATGGCTATGTTGCGCTCAAAGAATCGACACTGTTTATTGTTCCTCAAGGCATATTTTACGTAGATGTCGTATGTATTGGAGGTGGCGGAGGTGGGATTGATGCATGCAATAAGAGCTCATTTCAAAACGATTCTCAAGCTGGCGATGGTGGATTGTCGTCATTTGGAAGTTACTTACGGGCTAATGGCGGTCATGGAGGCTCTCTGGACAAAG GTGGTAAAGGCGGAGTTGGAAAAACATTGTTTGGTGGTGATGGTCTCCTGAGCTATAATTGTCAGGGTGGTGGCGCTGCTGGGCAGACTGAGCCTGCAGATGTATGCAAACTAAGCCAGACGTCTTGTCTCTTTTGTGGCGCTGGTGGAGCCATGATCAAATGCTCAAACTGCTTTTCCCGCAGGGGCGGCTGTGGAGGTGTAGGAAGCCAAAAGGGTCCAGAAGAAGGGGCTGCAGACAACTATGGAGGCGGTGCAACAGGTCTTTTTGGAGGTGGGAGTGGGGGAGGCGGAGGCTACTCTAGAGGCTTGATAAAAGTATTTCCGCAACAACAAATACACATTAAAGTGGGATTAGGAGGAACCCCGTCGGCAAGGGCTGCTGGAGATGGAATAGTTGTCGTAGGCTGGGGCTCCAGACTTGAGAAACTCATTGATAAAGCTTGGAAGAAATCTACTGGACCTTGCAAGTCTATTATCTACAAATCATATATATCCTTCGATAAGTGTAAtacttaa